A section of the Roseivirga sp. BDSF3-8 genome encodes:
- a CDS encoding cytochrome c maturation protein CcmE, translated as MKVTHIIGIAVIAVAIMVIISVSGNASSYVTFKEARSLSDTGSDNSIHIVGELKKDATGQIVGIQESPSKLSFSFVMIDENQDEQKVYFGEPVPPDFTKSEKVVVVGSYKNEAFVADKILLKCPSKYQEDVVITSSNN; from the coding sequence ATGAAAGTCACGCATATAATCGGTATCGCAGTCATAGCAGTGGCCATCATGGTCATCATCTCCGTTTCCGGTAATGCCAGTAGCTATGTCACATTCAAAGAGGCACGTTCCCTCTCCGACACAGGCAGCGACAACTCCATCCACATCGTAGGCGAACTCAAAAAGGACGCCACCGGACAGATCGTAGGCATACAGGAGAGCCCTTCCAAGCTCAGTTTCTCTTTTGTCATGATCGATGAAAACCAGGACGAGCAAAAGGTCTACTTCGGTGAGCCCGTGCCGCCCGATTTCACCAAATCCGAAAAAGTAGTCGTCGTAGGGTCTTATAAGAACGAAGCCTTCGTGGCCGATAAGATCCTCCTCAAGTGTCCTTCCAAATACCAGGAAGACGTCGTTATCACTTCATCTAACAACTAA